The Niastella koreensis GR20-10 genome includes a window with the following:
- a CDS encoding hemerythrin domain-containing protein: METPQFNAELYDRKKFIKTGLITVAGSLAINLIPSCGEKGGEEGQEVSPPEDLMQEHGLLNRILLIYDHCRTQLVNKTAFPLTAVASSAAIVRQFVEDYHEKQEENYLFPRFKKANQLTDLVTTLLQQHQAGRTLTDKIMHLSKTSPITEDDSKQLLDALTAFNVMYRPHEAREDTVLFPAFRKIVSSHEYDSLGEEFEKNEQKLFGEDGFAMMVGKVAEIEKQLGIYELSQFTPAV, translated from the coding sequence ATGGAAACTCCCCAGTTCAATGCGGAACTTTATGACAGGAAGAAATTTATTAAAACCGGGTTGATAACCGTTGCCGGTTCACTGGCCATCAATTTAATTCCTTCCTGTGGTGAAAAGGGTGGGGAGGAAGGGCAGGAGGTATCACCGCCCGAAGACCTGATGCAGGAACACGGGTTGCTGAACCGGATCCTGCTGATCTATGATCACTGCCGTACGCAGTTGGTTAATAAAACTGCTTTTCCCTTAACAGCTGTTGCCAGCTCTGCCGCCATCGTTCGTCAATTCGTGGAAGACTATCATGAGAAACAGGAAGAGAATTACCTGTTTCCGCGGTTTAAAAAAGCCAACCAGCTGACCGACCTGGTGACAACCCTGTTGCAACAGCACCAGGCAGGAAGAACACTCACCGACAAGATCATGCACCTGTCGAAAACCTCCCCGATAACCGAAGACGATAGCAAACAACTACTCGATGCGCTCACCGCGTTCAATGTAATGTACCGCCCGCATGAAGCCCGGGAAGATACAGTCCTGTTCCCCGCGTTCAGGAAGATCGTTTCCAGCCATGAATATGATTCCCTGGGCGAAGAATTTGAAAAGAATGAACAAAAATTATTTGGGGAAGATGGCTTTGCCATGA
- a CDS encoding VOC family protein, translating to MEPQSATHKQVVAVRYIVKDIDSSVAFYTRLLGFEVRLQVKGAFAHLTLGDLQLFINQPGAGGAGQSMPDGTVPTPGGWNRFQIQVSNLEHVYDRLKSSGAAFRNEIVMGVGGKQVLLIDPSGNLIELFEPAQQ from the coding sequence ATGGAACCACAATCTGCAACTCATAAACAAGTGGTAGCGGTCCGTTATATTGTTAAGGATATAGACTCCTCTGTTGCTTTTTATACCCGCCTGCTTGGTTTTGAAGTAAGATTACAGGTAAAAGGTGCTTTTGCCCATTTAACGCTGGGGGATCTGCAATTATTTATTAACCAGCCCGGCGCCGGCGGGGCAGGGCAATCGATGCCCGATGGAACTGTTCCAACCCCGGGAGGCTGGAATCGCTTTCAGATCCAGGTGAGTAACCTGGAGCATGTATATGACAGATTAAAAAGCTCAGGCGCCGCCTTCCGCAACGAGATCGTAATGGGCGTAGGCGGTAAACAGGTGCTGCTTATCGATCCCTCGGGCAACCTGATTGAGTTGTTTGAGCCTGCTCAACAATAA
- a CDS encoding AraC family transcriptional regulator, giving the protein MNASSIDIKDKTQPAESFKISLFRKEVRKTTPHKHNNYFEIIYLSGGSGFHFIDSRKFEVTPPVIFFVRQEQTHHFDLSGEPDGFVAIIKKDFIQNSLDNELKTLLTKLSSQHCLSIGDNQTIDLLFQLLAKEYAVNSEQSFHIIEGLLKALLAKVLEIAKPMIRSSELRSDLYQSFLELLQAGSVVKNSVQFYAEQLNTTPQNLNAACRRAVDQASAEVLAEFITGEAKRLLLYTNNTVSQIAGTLDFIDASHFIKYFKRIIGQTPQAFRRQVEMKNEK; this is encoded by the coding sequence ATGAACGCTTCCAGTATCGACATAAAAGATAAAACGCAACCCGCAGAGTCATTCAAGATCTCGCTTTTTCGCAAAGAGGTAAGGAAGACCACGCCGCATAAGCATAATAATTATTTTGAAATAATCTATCTCTCCGGTGGAAGCGGCTTTCATTTTATCGATTCCCGCAAATTTGAAGTAACGCCACCGGTTATCTTTTTTGTTCGACAGGAGCAAACTCATCATTTCGATTTGTCGGGTGAACCAGACGGTTTTGTGGCCATTATTAAAAAGGACTTTATCCAAAACAGCCTCGACAATGAGTTGAAAACGCTGCTTACGAAACTAAGCAGTCAGCATTGTTTAAGTATTGGCGATAACCAAACCATCGATCTGCTGTTTCAATTGCTGGCAAAAGAATATGCTGTAAACAGTGAGCAGAGTTTTCACATTATTGAAGGTTTGTTAAAAGCCTTGCTGGCCAAGGTGCTTGAGATTGCCAAACCAATGATCCGCTCATCGGAGTTGCGGTCAGACCTGTATCAGTCCTTCCTTGAATTATTACAGGCCGGTTCGGTGGTAAAAAATTCTGTACAGTTTTATGCCGAGCAATTGAACACCACGCCGCAAAACCTGAATGCGGCCTGCCGCAGGGCTGTTGACCAGGCTTCCGCAGAAGTGCTGGCAGAGTTTATTACGGGTGAAGCCAAACGCCTGCTGTTGTATACCAACAATACCGTTTCACAAATTGCAGGCACCCTGGATTTTATAGATGCATCGCATTTTATAAAATACTTCAAACGCATTATCGGGCAAACACCCCAGGCTTTCAGACGGCAGGTGGAAATGAAAAATGAAAAATAA
- a CDS encoding DUF6223 family protein translates to MSIVITLVGLIGVIMGRQALVRTNRRIGSARPKAIAALLLGLTGIVASGLHLAISSGGFGTGSGRAGAIVAMVLGFIGAAFGWLALARSKQTAGHGSLR, encoded by the coding sequence GTGTCTATTGTTATTACCCTGGTGGGGCTTATTGGTGTTATTATGGGCAGGCAGGCGCTGGTTCGTACCAATCGCCGTATTGGTTCGGCACGGCCGAAGGCCATTGCCGCGCTTTTGTTGGGGCTAACCGGCATTGTAGCCAGCGGGTTGCATCTGGCCATTTCGTCGGGTGGTTTTGGCACCGGTTCCGGCCGTGCAGGGGCTATCGTGGCAATGGTATTGGGTTTTATTGGCGCTGCTTTTGGCTGGCTGGCGCTTGCCCGGTCGAAACAGACGGCGGGGCATGGCAGTCTCAGATAG
- a CDS encoding LytR/AlgR family response regulator transcription factor, which translates to MIIVSAYEKYAVEGFNLQVADYILKPFSFDRFLKACNRAAELFRVRQPAAVSESVKNNDLFVHIDYSLVRVVVADINYIQSLKDYIKIYLSSTTIPVVTRMPLKTIEAKLPAGAFIRTHKSFLVAISSITTIKREVVCIGTTEIPISETFRENINRMLRSH; encoded by the coding sequence GTGATCATTGTATCAGCCTATGAAAAATATGCAGTGGAGGGGTTCAACCTGCAGGTAGCAGACTATATCTTAAAACCATTCTCGTTCGACCGCTTTCTAAAAGCGTGTAACCGGGCAGCAGAATTATTCCGGGTGCGGCAGCCGGCCGCAGTCTCAGAATCAGTAAAGAACAATGATCTTTTCGTTCACATAGATTATTCACTTGTGAGGGTTGTTGTTGCTGACATCAACTATATCCAAAGCCTGAAAGACTATATTAAAATATACCTGTCCTCCACAACAATACCTGTTGTAACCCGCATGCCGTTAAAGACTATTGAAGCAAAGCTGCCTGCCGGCGCTTTTATCCGCACGCACAAATCCTTCCTGGTGGCCATTTCAAGCATCACCACCATCAAACGTGAAGTGGTTTGTATTGGCACTACAGAGATCCCCATAAGCGAAACGTTCAGGGAAAACATTAACAGGATGCTGAGATCTCATTAA
- a CDS encoding ArsR/SmtB family transcription factor — MGLTKAEIFTDKQNKLAQMMKALAHPARIAIIQYLIRSQACVCGDLVDELGLAQATISQHLKELKNAGLIQGTIEGTSVCYCIDPKVWKQYKESFDSFFVAYKNKDSCC; from the coding sequence ATGGGACTTACCAAGGCAGAAATATTCACCGATAAGCAGAACAAGCTGGCGCAAATGATGAAGGCCCTGGCGCATCCGGCCCGCATAGCCATCATCCAGTACCTGATAAGATCACAGGCCTGTGTATGTGGCGACCTGGTTGATGAATTAGGCCTGGCCCAGGCAACCATTTCGCAACATTTAAAAGAGCTGAAAAACGCCGGGTTGATCCAGGGCACCATCGAAGGCACCAGCGTTTGTTATTGCATCGATCCCAAAGTGTGGAAACAATATAAAGAATCCTTCGATTCGTTCTTTGTGGCCTATAAGAACAAGGATTCCTGCTGTTAA
- a CDS encoding arsenite methyltransferase, which translates to METQDQIKEMVKQKYAEIALQDKEQNQSSCCGSGCCSTEVYNIMSDDYTQLEGYNADADLGLGCGLPTQFAQIKKGDVVIDLGSGAGNDAFIARHETGETGKVIGIDFTPAMIERARQNAEARGFNNVEFRQGDIEKMPITSNVADVIVSNCVLNLVPNKDGVFKEIFRVLKPGGHFSISDIVLAGELPTALKTAAEMYAGCVAGAIQKEVYLELIEVNGFSNITIQKEKPIIIPDDILMNYLNEAELASFKNGQTGIFSITVYGEKSASCCGPDCCS; encoded by the coding sequence ATGGAAACTCAGGACCAAATAAAGGAAATGGTAAAGCAAAAGTATGCGGAGATCGCTTTACAGGATAAAGAGCAAAACCAAAGCTCCTGCTGCGGTTCCGGCTGCTGCAGCACCGAAGTGTATAATATCATGAGCGACGATTATACCCAGCTGGAAGGGTACAACGCCGATGCCGATCTGGGCCTGGGCTGCGGCTTACCCACGCAGTTTGCACAAATCAAAAAAGGCGATGTGGTGATTGACCTCGGCAGCGGCGCTGGTAACGACGCCTTTATTGCCCGTCATGAAACAGGTGAAACCGGCAAAGTGATCGGCATCGATTTTACCCCGGCCATGATAGAACGCGCCCGGCAAAACGCAGAAGCAAGAGGTTTCAACAATGTAGAGTTCAGACAGGGCGATATCGAGAAAATGCCCATCACCTCCAATGTGGCCGATGTAATTGTAAGCAATTGTGTGTTGAACCTGGTGCCCAACAAAGATGGCGTGTTCAAAGAAATTTTCAGGGTATTAAAACCCGGCGGGCATTTTTCCATTTCAGATATTGTGCTGGCAGGCGAACTGCCAACAGCATTAAAAACAGCCGCTGAAATGTACGCCGGTTGCGTGGCGGGCGCCATTCAAAAAGAAGTGTACCTGGAGTTGATTGAGGTAAATGGCTTCAGCAACATCACCATTCAAAAAGAAAAGCCCATCATCATTCCCGATGACATTTTAATGAATTATTTAAACGAAGCGGAATTAGCCAGTTTTAAAAATGGCCAAACCGGCATCTTCAGTATAACTGTTTATGGAGAAAAATCAGCTTCCTGCTGCGGGCCTGATTGCTGCTCCTGA
- a CDS encoding MIP/aquaporin family protein, with product MIKKSVCEFIGTFALVFCGTGAVIIDKESGGAVSHVGVAITFGLIVMSMIYALGDISGAHLNPAVSIAFVFAGRLPMNNLAVYIVSQIAGAFAASGLLRFLFPFNEFLGATLPAGTAMQSFVLEIILTFLLMLVIINVATGSKEQGLFAGIAIGSVVLLEAMFAGPICGASMNPARSLAPAIVSGHTEHLWVYLLAPVIGAALAIPLWKYLTSKNYTSK from the coding sequence ATGATAAAAAAATCTGTTTGCGAATTTATAGGAACATTTGCCCTGGTATTTTGCGGTACAGGAGCTGTGATAATTGATAAGGAAAGTGGCGGCGCCGTTTCTCATGTTGGGGTTGCTATTACGTTTGGATTGATAGTAATGAGCATGATCTATGCATTAGGGGATATTTCGGGCGCCCATCTCAATCCGGCTGTTAGCATTGCTTTTGTATTCGCGGGCAGACTGCCAATGAATAACCTGGCCGTTTATATAGTGAGCCAGATAGCCGGCGCTTTTGCCGCAAGCGGATTATTAAGATTTCTGTTTCCATTCAATGAGTTCCTTGGCGCCACATTACCGGCTGGCACAGCCATGCAATCTTTTGTTCTTGAAATTATACTTACATTTCTGTTAATGCTGGTTATTATCAATGTTGCCACCGGCTCCAAAGAACAGGGATTATTTGCAGGCATAGCTATCGGCTCGGTAGTATTGCTGGAAGCCATGTTTGCCGGCCCCATCTGTGGCGCATCCATGAACCCTGCCCGGTCACTGGCCCCGGCCATAGTATCCGGCCATACTGAACATCTCTGGGTATACCTGCTGGCGCCGGTTATTGGCGCAGCATTGGCTATCCCCTTATGGAAATATCTGACTTCTAAAAATTACACCTCAAAATGA
- a CDS encoding metallophosphoesterase family protein, translated as MKIALFSDIHANLPALEAFFKSVEAQKPDAIYCLGDLVGYNIWPNEVINEIRKRGIPTIAGNYDFGIGRSIDDCGCAYKTDTEKANGAVSISFTNEIVKDEERKYLRTLPAHIKVEFQLNNDKLNLLLVHGSPRKINEYLFEDREEKSMIRIMLDADADIMCFGHTHKPYHRVLTIAENDKEHYRHAINIGSVGKPKDGDPRGGYVILHINDNSSIHDKNSIKVEFIRFEYDVEKAAKAVEDSRLPNAYAESLRKGV; from the coding sequence ATGAAAATTGCATTATTCAGCGACATCCATGCCAATCTGCCTGCATTAGAAGCGTTCTTTAAAAGTGTAGAAGCCCAAAAACCAGATGCCATTTACTGCCTCGGCGACCTGGTTGGTTATAACATCTGGCCCAATGAAGTAATAAACGAGATCAGGAAACGCGGCATACCAACCATTGCCGGCAACTATGATTTTGGCATTGGAAGGTCCATTGACGATTGCGGCTGTGCATACAAAACAGATACGGAAAAAGCCAATGGAGCCGTATCCATTTCATTTACCAATGAAATAGTAAAGGATGAAGAACGAAAGTATTTAAGAACGTTACCGGCACATATAAAAGTTGAATTTCAACTAAACAACGACAAACTGAACCTGCTGCTGGTACATGGCAGTCCGCGTAAAATAAATGAATACCTGTTTGAGGACCGGGAAGAAAAAAGCATGATACGGATTATGCTGGATGCAGATGCCGACATTATGTGTTTTGGCCATACACACAAACCTTATCACCGGGTATTAACTATTGCTGAAAATGATAAAGAACATTACAGGCATGCCATCAATATTGGTTCTGTTGGCAAACCCAAGGATGGCGACCCACGGGGCGGTTATGTAATACTTCATATCAATGACAACAGCAGTATACATGATAAAAACTCCATAAAGGTTGAATTTATCCGGTTTGAATACGATGTTGAAAAAGCAGCCAAAGCTGTCGAAGACAGCCGCTTACCCAATGCTTATGCTGAAAGTTTACGGAAGGGCGTATAA
- the sigZ gene encoding RNA polymerase sigma factor SigZ, with the protein MSSCTSQIWDQHREKLKAFICNKVNGDDSCEDILHDVFVKISENEERIKWLEKPASYVIKMAQNAVIDHYRLKKKTPQLSETVCTSEEEQQSAIRLADCCLLSFIKALPPLYSEALMLAELEGLSQKQLAQKLNISYTGAKSRVQRGRKMLKEAILACCPYQFDKYGNIIGCCK; encoded by the coding sequence ATGAGTTCCTGCACATCTCAAATATGGGATCAACACCGCGAAAAACTGAAAGCCTTTATTTGCAACAAAGTAAATGGCGATGACAGTTGTGAAGACATCCTGCATGATGTATTTGTGAAAATATCAGAGAACGAAGAACGTATTAAATGGCTTGAAAAGCCGGCTTCGTATGTAATAAAGATGGCGCAAAACGCCGTGATCGATCATTACCGGTTAAAAAAGAAAACACCGCAACTGTCCGAAACAGTTTGTACCAGCGAAGAAGAACAGCAATCAGCTATAAGGCTGGCTGATTGCTGCCTTTTATCATTTATAAAAGCGTTACCGCCACTATATAGTGAGGCCTTAATGCTGGCAGAACTCGAAGGGCTCTCACAAAAACAATTAGCCCAAAAACTGAATATTTCATATACGGGGGCAAAATCAAGGGTCCAGAGAGGTAGAAAAATGCTAAAGGAGGCCATTCTTGCCTGCTGCCCCTATCAGTTTGATAAATACGGAAATATTATTGGCTGCTGTAAATAA
- a CDS encoding phosphatase PAP2 family protein, with translation MKSIRILIAAAIYLISTAPSGFSQPLHSLEPVSRYYKTYGELSGHPNPERAWMDTITFPWLEYSPNAITNSLVRTVYLKPEDEAKLPGLSHPPANSSDQTRAELDHLLSLQNSRTKEQIARAEYIANIGSWFNILNPTDPDYEENRKQLFYIAESVGDWYNYKNFPATTQLLLNCIQDIRVTEFRLKWVFKRARPYHLEPKLQPLTRIKSPSFASGHSLWSFTEAFLFSEIIPEKRAAFIEKADEVRWSRELLGIHYPSDNEAARVIAWHLLKYWMNNPQFVTDLKKAKAEWKSLKRDL, from the coding sequence ATGAAAAGTATACGTATACTGATCGCAGCAGCTATTTATTTGATAAGCACAGCACCTTCCGGTTTTAGCCAGCCCCTTCATTCACTGGAACCTGTTAGCAGGTATTACAAAACGTATGGCGAATTAAGCGGCCATCCCAACCCCGAAAGGGCCTGGATGGACACTATCACTTTTCCGTGGTTGGAGTACAGCCCCAATGCCATCACCAATTCCCTGGTGCGCACTGTTTACCTGAAACCGGAAGATGAAGCAAAATTACCCGGCTTAAGTCATCCGCCGGCCAACAGTTCAGACCAAACCCGTGCCGAACTGGATCATTTACTCTCGCTTCAAAACAGCCGCACAAAGGAACAGATCGCCAGGGCGGAGTACATTGCCAATATCGGTTCCTGGTTCAATATTTTAAACCCAACCGACCCCGACTATGAGGAGAACAGAAAACAACTCTTTTACATTGCGGAAAGCGTGGGCGATTGGTACAACTATAAAAATTTCCCTGCCACCACCCAGCTCTTACTTAACTGCATTCAGGATATTCGGGTAACAGAATTCCGGTTAAAATGGGTTTTTAAACGGGCCCGGCCTTATCACCTGGAACCGAAATTACAACCACTCACCAGGATCAAATCCCCGTCATTTGCCAGCGGTCACAGCTTGTGGTCATTTACCGAAGCATTTTTATTTAGTGAGATCATTCCGGAGAAAAGGGCAGCCTTCATTGAGAAAGCAGATGAGGTAAGATGGTCGCGGGAACTGTTAGGCATCCACTACCCCAGCGATAATGAAGCCGCGCGGGTAATTGCCTGGCACCTGTTAAAATACTGGATGAACAATCCTCAGTTTGTTACTGATCTGAAAAAAGCCAAAGCCGAATGGAAAAGTCTGAAGCGGGATTTATGA
- a CDS encoding VOC family protein gives MKRVTGIGGIFFKCQDPAKMKEWYKTHLGFDVTDYGVQFSWKQDDPTVEGYTLWSPFPDKTKYFEPSTRDFMINYRVHDLEALVAALKEEGVTVLDNIESYDYGKFVHILDLEGNKLELWEAK, from the coding sequence ATGAAAAGGGTAACAGGAATCGGCGGTATTTTCTTCAAATGCCAGGACCCCGCAAAAATGAAAGAATGGTATAAGACCCACCTCGGTTTCGATGTAACCGACTACGGCGTACAGTTCAGCTGGAAACAGGACGACCCAACAGTAGAAGGCTATACGCTGTGGAGCCCTTTCCCCGACAAGACCAAATACTTTGAACCCTCCACCAGAGACTTTATGATCAATTACCGCGTGCACGACCTGGAAGCGTTGGTAGCAGCATTAAAAGAAGAAGGCGTAACGGTGTTGGATAATATAGAGTCGTATGATTATGGCAAGTTTGTTCATATTCTTGACCTGGAAGGAAACAAGCTTGAATTGTGGGAGGCTAAATGA
- a CDS encoding STN domain-containing protein has protein sequence MDVIKKSILWLFVLLGLAMTSNCMAQQKAAAAQFYFDKPITLDSLTRYVHSHSRIRFAFNSSKVKGDKVINLKKGKYTIGLLLKEIRKNTSLYYLRYNGYVIFQDNPPKQKAISQSIAKKNKPPITPVRRAEPTDTAHITAHTNPDSLNRVIVVNSPKPVDTVYRKVKDTIGLSLGMGALETERKARSRNGHDKSVEDDNWQLKQGTPLTGPVTIDSLKERRWVKDTMPGKTKTINTTISKKEERAIARSSRNSGYANYGQPGGSSNWQFGLHWKAALPINGSSYYFTGPNNSSQLYNPLIPGIWLSWHHDPHEFLLLVKPAEWTVYGNNVVKADTSIRKYGTDSLPSLIPLRRTTSFIKSGGIYAGLQYNYHLNENFTIDAGIGYQTLGQTLVQLQTKRIYDTGVNGQFFPDTLFTAKGDSLTSKYLKSSLILAKFEVAYKLGSVDLGAAVLLPLTPAFTSQSRDQKKPLSYQIFIRWRLKREEEPL, from the coding sequence ATGGATGTAATTAAAAAAAGCATTTTATGGTTGTTCGTACTGTTGGGGTTGGCCATGACCAGTAATTGCATGGCGCAACAAAAAGCAGCTGCAGCACAATTTTATTTTGATAAGCCCATCACGCTCGATTCGTTGACCCGGTATGTTCATAGTCACAGCCGCATCCGTTTTGCCTTTAACTCCTCTAAGGTAAAAGGCGATAAAGTGATTAATCTGAAAAAGGGAAAGTATACCATTGGGCTGTTGTTAAAGGAAATTAGGAAGAACACCTCATTGTATTATCTCCGGTATAATGGCTATGTGATCTTCCAGGATAATCCGCCAAAACAAAAAGCTATTTCGCAATCCATTGCAAAAAAGAACAAGCCGCCCATTACGCCCGTCAGGCGGGCGGAGCCAACAGATACAGCACATATAACTGCGCATACAAACCCGGATTCATTGAACCGGGTTATTGTCGTTAATAGCCCTAAGCCTGTTGATACGGTTTACCGCAAGGTAAAAGACACCATCGGACTTTCTTTAGGTATGGGCGCTTTAGAAACGGAACGTAAAGCCCGTTCCCGCAACGGGCATGATAAGTCGGTGGAGGATGATAACTGGCAGTTAAAACAGGGGACGCCATTGACCGGACCGGTTACAATAGATTCTTTAAAAGAGCGCCGGTGGGTGAAAGATACCATGCCCGGTAAAACAAAGACCATCAACACAACCATCAGTAAAAAAGAAGAACGCGCCATTGCCCGGAGTTCCCGTAATTCAGGGTATGCCAATTACGGCCAGCCGGGCGGTAGTTCAAACTGGCAATTCGGGTTGCATTGGAAAGCGGCGTTGCCGATCAATGGAAGCAGCTATTATTTCACTGGTCCCAATAACAGCAGTCAGCTATATAATCCGCTTATTCCCGGCATCTGGCTGAGCTGGCACCATGATCCACATGAGTTCCTGTTGCTGGTAAAACCCGCCGAGTGGACCGTATATGGCAACAATGTGGTTAAGGCCGATACCAGTATCAGGAAGTATGGTACCGATTCCCTGCCATCGTTGATTCCATTACGAAGAACAACCAGCTTTATAAAATCGGGCGGCATCTATGCAGGTTTACAATACAACTACCACCTGAATGAAAATTTTACCATAGACGCCGGCATCGGGTACCAAACGCTGGGGCAAACGCTGGTACAGCTGCAAACAAAACGAATTTATGATACCGGCGTCAATGGCCAGTTTTTTCCCGATACGTTGTTTACCGCAAAGGGCGATTCATTGACCAGCAAATACCTGAAATCATCCTTGATCCTGGCAAAATTTGAAGTGGCCTATAAATTAGGATCAGTAGACCTGGGCGCTGCGGTGTTGTTGCCGCTTACCCCGGCGTTCACCAGCCAAAGCAGGGATCAAAAGAAGCCGTTGAGTTATCAGATCTTTATAAGATGGCGTCTGAAGCGGGAGGAGGAGCCGTTGTGA
- a CDS encoding DUF4974 domain-containing protein produces the protein MDKKKLHINEAGSNSYPEPDVPVQAAWDNMQQLLLQAPAVPARASGLKKWLGKGMGKMMIGAGVVVMVSVITVMALKKNEQKAVTPVTHYSDSMVASQPVIARDTLIRVAKEERASIEFRKTPFKQVADSIGKAFDVKVILKGNIGDCTFTTRFDNNSLKEMLTVITYTFSFRYKIDKVNKQVTITGNGCN, from the coding sequence TTGGATAAGAAAAAGCTACATATCAATGAGGCTGGCAGCAATAGCTATCCCGAGCCGGACGTACCGGTGCAGGCGGCCTGGGACAATATGCAACAGCTGCTGTTGCAGGCGCCTGCTGTGCCGGCACGCGCATCCGGTTTAAAAAAATGGCTGGGCAAAGGGATGGGGAAGATGATGATAGGTGCAGGCGTGGTAGTAATGGTTTCCGTAATAACGGTGATGGCATTAAAAAAGAATGAACAAAAAGCGGTAACCCCCGTAACCCATTACAGCGATAGCATGGTGGCCAGCCAACCAGTAATTGCCCGGGATACACTTATCCGTGTTGCAAAAGAAGAACGGGCGTCTATCGAATTTCGTAAAACGCCTTTCAAACAGGTAGCCGATTCAATAGGGAAAGCATTTGATGTAAAGGTTATTTTGAAGGGAAATATTGGTGACTGTACATTCACCACCCGGTTTGATAACAATTCACTGAAAGAAATGCTGACTGTAATAACCTATACATTTTCTTTCAGGTATAAAATAGATAAGGTGAATAAGCAAGTCACAATAACTGGAAATGGATGTAATTAA
- a CDS encoding RNA polymerase sigma factor, protein MDKNIIDGCRNNDPKSQEKLYRQFYPAMFALCKCFFSDNHDILTAVNNGMLKVFRNMDKYDPARGDLFNWAYTTVRNAALTLIRDKKTKLTFELNENNSDAAVNNPFKQLEWKDIYFYLDQLPTNTRYVCSLYYLEGFSIKEIADLIDMKEGTVKWQLNECRTRLKEIFDRYTIRNKNIG, encoded by the coding sequence TTGGATAAGAATATTATAGATGGCTGCAGAAACAATGACCCCAAAAGTCAGGAAAAATTGTACAGGCAATTTTACCCGGCCATGTTCGCTTTGTGTAAATGCTTTTTTTCCGACAACCATGATATTCTTACGGCAGTAAATAATGGCATGTTGAAAGTTTTCAGGAATATGGATAAATATGATCCGGCCAGGGGCGACTTGTTTAACTGGGCTTATACCACGGTTCGCAATGCAGCGCTCACCCTTATCAGGGATAAAAAAACAAAGCTCACTTTTGAGTTGAATGAAAACAACAGTGATGCGGCGGTGAATAACCCCTTTAAGCAACTGGAATGGAAAGATATTTATTTCTACCTCGATCAGTTGCCCACCAATACCAGGTATGTGTGCAGCCTGTATTATCTGGAAGGCTTTTCAATAAAAGAAATAGCTGACCTGATAGACATGAAGGAGGGAACTGTTAAATGGCAACTGAACGAATGCCGCACCAGGCTGAAAGAAATTTTTGACCGTTACACTATTAGAAACAAAAACATTGGATAA